One segment of Pseudomonas pohangensis DNA contains the following:
- a CDS encoding co-regulatory protein PtrA N-terminal domain-containing protein: MKAIQALFVVAALSVSSIALAEGGSDRVSARMEQLRDASQAAAQLASQQKAEAPVAVSHDKQPGHANC, encoded by the coding sequence ATGAAAGCAATCCAAGCCCTGTTCGTCGTCGCTGCCCTAAGCGTTTCCAGCATAGCGCTGGCCGAAGGAGGCAGTGATCGGGTTTCCGCTCGTATGGAGCAACTCCGTGATGCCTCTCAAGCGGCTGCGCAGTTGGCAAGTCAACAGAAAGCCGAGGCTCCCGTTGCCGTCAGTCATGACAAGCAGCCTGGTCACGCCAACTGCTGA
- a CDS encoding copper resistance system multicopper oxidase, which translates to MQSKTSRRTFVKGLAATSLLGGLGYWRVPAWAASPALLAQELRGTEFDLLIGETPVNITGTARTAMTINGTMPGPTLHWREGDTVTLRVKNKLREDTSIHWHGILLPANMDGVPGMSFNGIAPDGMYEYRFTVNQNGTYWYHSHSGLQEQVGVYGPIVIEAKDPEPFVYDREHVLMLTDWSDEQPAQIVAKLKKQSDYYNFHQRTVGDFINDVSDKGWDATVTDRVMWAEMKMSPTDLADVSGYTYTYLLNGQSPNGNWTGLFKPGEKLRLRLINGSAMTYFDVRIPGLKMTVVAADGQYVKPVSVDELRIAVAETYDVIVEPEDAQAYTIFAQSMDRSGYARGTLAVREGLVAVVPELDPRPELLMSDMGMDHGSMAGMDDASMAGMDHSKMAGMDHGSMAGMDHSSMAGMDHSSMTGMAGMAGISKSMPAMQTHPASEYNNPLVDMLTMMPTSKLDDPGIGLRNNGRRVLTYADLHSTFPDPDGRIPSRTIELHLTGHMERFAWSMDGIKFADAEPVRLKYGERLRITLVNDTMMTHPIHLHGMWSDLEDDNGNFMVRKHTIDIPPGSKRSYRVTADALGRWAYHCHLMYHMEMGMFREVRVDA; encoded by the coding sequence ATGCAAAGCAAAACCTCAAGACGAACATTCGTAAAAGGCTTGGCTGCTACCAGTCTGCTGGGTGGCCTTGGATATTGGCGCGTACCGGCATGGGCCGCAAGTCCTGCATTGCTGGCGCAAGAACTGCGTGGCACCGAGTTTGATTTATTGATCGGTGAAACTCCGGTCAATATCACAGGCACGGCACGTACCGCGATGACCATCAACGGCACCATGCCAGGACCAACTCTGCACTGGCGTGAAGGCGATACCGTCACCCTGCGGGTGAAAAACAAGTTGCGTGAAGATACCTCGATCCACTGGCACGGCATCCTGCTGCCCGCCAACATGGATGGTGTGCCAGGCATGAGCTTCAACGGCATTGCCCCGGATGGCATGTACGAATACCGCTTCACGGTCAACCAGAACGGCACCTACTGGTATCACAGCCACTCGGGCTTGCAGGAGCAGGTTGGCGTGTATGGCCCGATCGTTATCGAGGCCAAAGACCCCGAACCGTTCGTCTACGACCGCGAGCATGTGCTGATGCTTACCGACTGGAGCGACGAGCAGCCAGCTCAGATAGTGGCCAAGCTAAAGAAACAGTCTGACTACTACAACTTCCACCAACGCACCGTCGGTGATTTTATCAACGATGTCAGCGACAAGGGCTGGGATGCGACCGTCACTGATCGAGTGATGTGGGCCGAGATGAAGATGAGCCCCACCGATCTGGCCGACGTCAGTGGTTACACCTACACCTACCTCCTTAATGGTCAGAGCCCGAACGGCAACTGGACCGGCTTGTTCAAACCGGGCGAGAAGTTGCGCCTGCGCCTGATCAACGGTTCGGCCATGACCTACTTCGACGTGCGCATTCCCGGCCTGAAGATGACCGTGGTCGCCGCAGATGGTCAATACGTCAAGCCGGTCAGTGTCGACGAACTGCGTATCGCTGTGGCAGAAACCTACGACGTTATCGTCGAGCCGGAAGATGCGCAGGCCTACACCATTTTCGCCCAATCGATGGATCGCAGCGGCTATGCCCGTGGCACCCTGGCGGTGCGCGAAGGACTGGTTGCTGTCGTGCCGGAACTGGACCCGCGCCCGGAGCTGTTGATGTCCGACATGGGCATGGATCACGGCAGTATGGCCGGCATGGATGATGCCAGCATGGCGGGAATGGATCACTCGAAGATGGCCGGCATGGATCACGGCTCTATGGCTGGCATGGACCATTCATCCATGGCCGGTATGGACCACAGTAGTATGACGGGGATGGCTGGAATGGCCGGCATAAGTAAAAGTATGCCGGCCATGCAAACCCACCCTGCGTCCGAGTACAACAACCCGCTGGTCGACATGCTGACCATGATGCCCACCTCCAAACTGGATGACCCGGGCATTGGTTTGCGTAACAACGGCCGCCGGGTACTGACCTATGCCGATCTGCACAGCACTTTCCCCGATCCGGACGGCCGCATACCGAGCCGCACCATTGAACTGCACCTGACCGGGCATATGGAGCGCTTTGCCTGGTCGATGGACGGCATCAAGTTCGCCGATGCCGAACCGGTTCGCCTGAAGTACGGCGAGCGGCTGCGCATCACCCTGGTCAACGACACCATGATGACCCACCCCATCCACCTGCATGGCATGTGGAGCGACCTGGAAGATGACAACGGTAACTTCATGGTGCGCAAACACACCATCGACATACCGCCGGGCAGCAAGCGCAGCTATCGGGTAACCGCCGACGCCCTGGGACGCTGGGCCTACCACTGCCATCTGATGTATCACATGGAAATGGGCATGTTCCGTGAAGTCCGCGTGGATGCGTAA
- a CDS encoding copper resistance protein B: MANKRFRLNVIALSVSLSAVSSSLTFAAEAMDHSAMGQGSMPMDHSMMKPDSAQSPMEGMDHSQMNHDAMDMDMGEMPMDHSMMKPAADQSPMQGMDHSQMDHDAMDMGETPMPAMDHSTIDHSQMQHAAPAPTSESRTPIPPITEADREAAFPDVHGHKMDDNAINSFVLFDQLEYQNADAGSVLAWNAMGWVGGDIDRLWWRSEGERTNGTTEAAEVQAFWGHAISPWGETVVGVRQDFKPGAPQTWGAIGIQGMALYNFETEATAYIGENGQSAARLEGEYDILLTNRLILQPRAEANFYGKNDDSRGYGSGLADVDLGLRLRYEVVRQFAPYIGVSWSKVYGNTADYVRDEGGDSSEARFVAGVRMWF, encoded by the coding sequence ATGGCCAATAAGCGTTTCCGTCTTAATGTCATTGCCCTGAGCGTTTCTCTGAGCGCCGTGAGTAGCAGTCTCACCTTTGCTGCTGAGGCAATGGATCATTCAGCAATGGGTCAGGGCTCCATGCCGATGGACCACAGCATGATGAAGCCAGACTCTGCTCAGAGCCCGATGGAGGGTATGGACCATAGCCAGATGAATCATGATGCGATGGACATGGATATGGGTGAAATGCCCATGGACCACAGCATGATGAAGCCAGCTGCTGATCAGAGCCCGATGCAGGGCATGGACCATAGCCAGATGGATCATGACGCGATGGATATGGGTGAAACGCCCATGCCTGCCATGGATCACAGCACTATTGATCACAGCCAGATGCAGCATGCCGCGCCGGCGCCGACCAGCGAAAGCCGTACTCCGATCCCGCCCATCACCGAGGCTGACCGGGAAGCGGCGTTCCCTGATGTCCACGGCCATAAGATGGACGACAATGCCATCAACAGCTTTGTCCTGTTTGATCAGCTCGAATACCAGAATGCCGACGCCGGCAGCGTATTGGCTTGGAATGCGATGGGCTGGGTCGGTGGCGATATCGATCGCCTCTGGTGGCGCTCCGAAGGTGAACGTACCAACGGCACCACCGAAGCTGCCGAAGTACAAGCCTTCTGGGGCCACGCCATCAGCCCGTGGGGGGAAACTGTGGTTGGTGTGCGCCAGGACTTCAAGCCCGGCGCACCGCAAACATGGGGCGCCATTGGTATTCAGGGCATGGCGCTGTACAACTTTGAAACGGAAGCCACGGCATATATCGGCGAAAACGGGCAGAGCGCTGCGCGGTTGGAAGGTGAGTACGACATCCTGTTGACTAACCGCCTGATTCTGCAACCGCGTGCCGAAGCGAATTTCTACGGTAAAAACGACGACTCCCGAGGATACGGCTCGGGGCTTGCCGATGTCGATCTTGGCCTGCGCTTGCGCTATGAAGTCGTTCGCCAGTTCGCGCCTTATATCGGCGTTAGCTGGAGCAAGGTTTACGGTAATACCGCCGATTATGTTCGCGATGAAGGTGGTGACAGCAGCGAAGCACGCTTCGTCGCGGGCGTGCGCATGTGGTTCTGA
- a CDS encoding c-type cytochrome: MKRTLITLTTAGAVAALGIASVAYVGLINVGADDPHWKPVHAFLNFVRERSIAVRARDIQVPALDDPALIKAGAGNYNAMCIGCHLAPGVEVTELSQSLYPAPPNLAVEGAPADPAISFWIVKHGIKATGMPAWGKSMGDEYLWGLVAFMQKLPQLDAGQYQALVAASSGHQHGGGESMMHDHEGQHGAPSAGGSDHHAAMAEMAGHGSMESASPDGADKQPTDEHAQHAMAPAPTPAAPAKTHIHADGNSHEHAN, encoded by the coding sequence ATGAAGCGAACCCTGATTACACTGACCACTGCCGGTGCAGTAGCCGCCCTGGGTATCGCCAGCGTGGCCTATGTCGGCCTGATCAATGTCGGCGCGGATGATCCCCACTGGAAACCCGTGCACGCCTTTCTGAACTTTGTCCGTGAACGCTCGATCGCTGTGCGCGCACGGGATATTCAAGTGCCTGCGCTGGACGATCCAGCACTGATCAAAGCCGGCGCCGGCAATTACAATGCCATGTGCATCGGTTGTCATCTGGCGCCGGGCGTCGAAGTCACAGAACTGAGCCAGAGCCTGTATCCGGCACCGCCAAATCTGGCAGTAGAGGGTGCACCAGCCGATCCGGCCATCAGCTTCTGGATCGTCAAGCACGGCATCAAGGCCACAGGCATGCCAGCCTGGGGCAAGAGCATGGGTGATGAGTACCTCTGGGGACTGGTCGCCTTCATGCAAAAACTGCCACAGCTGGATGCCGGCCAATACCAAGCGCTGGTCGCCGCCAGCAGTGGCCACCAGCACGGCGGTGGCGAGAGCATGATGCACGACCATGAAGGCCAGCATGGCGCCCCCTCCGCAGGCGGCAGCGACCATCATGCGGCCATGGCAGAAATGGCCGGACATGGCTCAATGGAGAGTGCCTCGCCTGACGGGGCAGACAAGCAACCGACTGACGAGCATGCGCAGCACGCTATGGCGCCTGCACCTACACCTGCAGCACCAGCCAAAACCCACATTCACGCCGACGGTAATTCACATGAGCACGCCAATTAA
- a CDS encoding DUF411 domain-containing protein codes for MSTPINSQRLRLLALCALFLLPGAHAAEPLTIDVHRDANCGCCKSWIRHLEANGFQVIDHVESNMSAVKQELGVPYRLASCHTGVINGKFVEGHVPAAEVIELTRRNDLAGVAVPGMPKGSPGMEAGGAVQPYEVIGLTASGTEQVIAEYPGN; via the coding sequence ATGAGCACGCCAATTAACAGCCAACGCCTGCGCCTGTTGGCGCTATGCGCTTTATTTCTGCTGCCCGGAGCGCATGCCGCCGAACCACTAACCATCGACGTGCATCGCGACGCCAATTGCGGTTGCTGCAAGAGCTGGATTCGTCACCTCGAAGCCAATGGTTTTCAAGTCATTGACCATGTTGAAAGCAACATGAGTGCAGTCAAACAAGAGCTCGGTGTGCCCTACCGTCTGGCGTCCTGCCATACCGGCGTTATCAACGGCAAGTTTGTCGAAGGCCATGTGCCGGCCGCTGAGGTTATCGAACTGACCAGGCGCAATGATCTGGCGGGAGTCGCTGTACCGGGCATGCCGAAAGGCTCGCCCGGCATGGAAGCCGGTGGCGCTGTACAGCCCTACGAGGTCATTGGCCTGACAGCGTCAGGCACAGAACAGGTTATCGCCGAATACCCAGGCAACTAG
- a CDS encoding DUF2933 domain-containing protein: protein MSNLPPTVEKPTPFWRSRGGIVLGMLLVIAVFYVVNEHLAHAGQALSYLPYLILLACPLMHVFGHHHGGHDHREHKQSEDAPNKDDQRS, encoded by the coding sequence ATGTCGAACTTGCCCCCAACCGTAGAAAAGCCAACACCCTTCTGGAGAAGCAGAGGCGGCATCGTGCTGGGTATGTTGCTGGTGATTGCCGTGTTCTACGTGGTGAATGAGCACCTTGCACACGCTGGGCAAGCATTGAGTTATCTGCCTTATCTGATTTTACTGGCATGCCCGCTGATGCATGTTTTCGGGCATCACCACGGTGGGCATGACCACAGAGAGCATAAGCAATCCGAAGATGCGCCAAACAAGGACGATCAGAGGAGTTAA
- a CDS encoding heavy metal translocating P-type ATPase, with protein MKVSLDSKFVEEHAGQTLHFCSAKCQAKFVAEPARYLADKPVDTASSSGPQAALAGAAEYTCPMHPEIRQPTPGVCPKCGMTLEPVMPVLEDEENPELNDFKRRFWWTLPLTIIVTILAMGGHAVQIFQGNTQNWVELALATPVTLWAGWPFFVRCVQSFLHRSPNMWTLIGLGTSAAYLYSVVATLFPQAFPATFLHEGRIGVYFEAAAVIISLTLLGQMLELKARSQTSAAIKSLLGLAPKTARRINADGSEEDIPLSHVHLNDQLRVRPGEKVPVDGVVVSGESAVDESMLTGEPLPVMKRQGDALIGATINSQGSLVMQAQKVGGETMLAQIVQMVAQAQRSKAPMQRLADVIAGYFVVVVISISVLTFLGWGLWGPEPSWVFGLINAVAVLIIACPCALGLATPMSVMVSTGKAASSGVLFRDAAAIENLRKIDTLIVDKTGTLTEGRPAFHSVEAATGFEKQQVLQLAASLDQGSEHPLGRAIVDQANAGGLQLSVVQNFETVSGIGVRGQVDGHQLLLGNTALLQEAGIATEAVQTRAEELRSEGTSIMYLAVDGALAGLLAVADPIKETSKLAVQRLQAAGVTVIMATGDGLTTAKSVARQLGIEEVHGEVKPQDKERLVADLQKAGKRVAMAGDGINDAPALARADVGIAMGTGTDVAMNSAQITLVKGDLMGILRARSLSQATVKNMHQNLTFAFLYNAMGIPLAAGLFFPLTGYLLSPIIAALAMSVSSASVVFNALRLRNVRIDEP; from the coding sequence ATGAAGGTCAGCCTCGACAGTAAATTTGTCGAGGAGCATGCGGGCCAGACCCTCCATTTTTGTAGCGCCAAGTGCCAGGCAAAATTCGTCGCCGAACCTGCGCGCTATCTGGCTGACAAACCTGTAGATACAGCCAGCAGTTCCGGGCCACAAGCAGCACTGGCGGGTGCTGCCGAATACACCTGCCCGATGCATCCGGAGATCCGTCAGCCGACTCCGGGTGTCTGTCCGAAATGCGGTATGACCCTGGAGCCGGTGATGCCGGTGCTGGAGGATGAAGAGAACCCGGAGCTCAATGACTTCAAGCGCCGCTTCTGGTGGACGCTGCCGCTGACGATCATCGTCACCATCCTCGCCATGGGAGGCCATGCGGTGCAGATATTCCAGGGCAACACGCAGAACTGGGTCGAGCTGGCACTGGCTACACCGGTCACGCTCTGGGCTGGCTGGCCGTTCTTTGTGCGCTGCGTGCAGTCCTTCCTGCATCGCAGCCCGAACATGTGGACGCTGATCGGGCTGGGCACCTCGGCGGCCTATCTGTACAGCGTTGTGGCGACCTTGTTCCCGCAGGCTTTCCCGGCAACCTTTCTGCATGAAGGGCGGATCGGGGTGTACTTCGAAGCCGCCGCCGTGATCATCTCGCTGACCCTGCTCGGGCAGATGCTCGAACTCAAGGCCCGCTCGCAAACCTCTGCGGCGATCAAATCATTGCTTGGTCTGGCGCCGAAAACCGCACGACGGATCAACGCTGATGGCAGCGAAGAAGATATCCCGCTGAGCCATGTGCACCTGAATGATCAACTGCGCGTGCGCCCCGGTGAGAAGGTGCCGGTCGATGGCGTGGTGGTCTCGGGCGAGAGTGCTGTCGACGAGTCAATGCTCACTGGCGAGCCGTTACCGGTGATGAAGCGTCAAGGTGATGCGCTGATTGGTGCCACCATCAACAGCCAGGGCAGTCTGGTCATGCAGGCGCAGAAAGTCGGAGGCGAAACCATGCTGGCGCAAATCGTACAGATGGTCGCTCAGGCTCAGCGCTCAAAAGCACCGATGCAGCGCCTTGCCGATGTCATTGCCGGTTACTTTGTGGTGGTTGTGATAAGTATTTCCGTGCTGACATTCCTTGGCTGGGGTCTTTGGGGGCCGGAGCCGAGCTGGGTGTTCGGCCTTATCAATGCGGTGGCGGTGCTGATCATTGCCTGCCCCTGCGCGCTGGGCCTGGCCACGCCGATGTCGGTGATGGTGTCTACCGGCAAGGCAGCCAGCAGTGGCGTGCTATTTCGCGACGCGGCAGCCATTGAGAACCTGCGCAAGATTGATACGCTGATCGTCGACAAGACCGGCACCCTGACCGAAGGGCGACCAGCATTTCACAGTGTCGAAGCGGCGACTGGCTTCGAAAAACAGCAGGTGCTGCAGCTGGCCGCCAGCCTTGATCAGGGTAGCGAGCACCCACTGGGGCGCGCCATTGTCGATCAGGCCAATGCTGGCGGTTTGCAGTTGTCAGTTGTGCAGAACTTTGAGACGGTTTCCGGTATCGGGGTGCGCGGTCAGGTAGACGGCCACCAGTTGCTACTGGGCAATACCGCACTGTTGCAAGAGGCCGGCATAGCCACCGAAGCTGTGCAGACGCGTGCCGAAGAATTGCGCAGCGAAGGCACTAGCATTATGTATCTAGCAGTAGACGGTGCTCTGGCCGGCCTACTGGCTGTGGCCGACCCGATCAAGGAAACCTCGAAGCTGGCCGTTCAACGTCTGCAAGCTGCCGGCGTCACGGTAATTATGGCAACCGGTGACGGCCTGACAACGGCAAAGTCTGTGGCGCGGCAACTGGGTATTGAAGAGGTGCACGGCGAGGTCAAGCCACAGGACAAGGAGCGCCTGGTCGCAGATCTGCAAAAGGCCGGCAAGCGTGTGGCCATGGCCGGTGACGGTATCAATGACGCCCCGGCGCTGGCGCGTGCCGATGTCGGCATCGCCATGGGCACCGGTACCGACGTGGCGATGAACAGTGCACAGATCACCCTGGTCAAGGGCGACCTGATGGGCATCCTGCGTGCGCGCAGCTTGTCCCAGGCCACGGTGAAAAACATGCACCAGAACCTGACCTTCGCCTTTCTCTATAACGCCATGGGCATACCGCTGGCTGCCGGCCTGTTCTTTCCACTCACCGGGTACTTGTTGTCGCCAATTATCGCTGCGCTGGCCATGAGCGTCAGCTCGGCCTCAGTCGTATTCAACGCGCTGCGTCTGCGCAATGTGCGGATTGATGAACCGTAA
- a CDS encoding DUF5676 family membrane protein — translation MKLSAIKLGYAAAFAFAILWIICSLMVWLMPAMMLNMTGNMMHTDWSQMGWHMSLGGMLLGLIGWSVVAGISGWLLATIYNKLL, via the coding sequence ATGAAATTAAGTGCAATAAAGCTTGGCTATGCTGCAGCTTTCGCATTCGCAATTCTATGGATCATCTGCAGCCTGATGGTGTGGCTGATGCCAGCCATGATGTTGAATATGACTGGCAACATGATGCACACCGACTGGTCGCAAATGGGCTGGCATATGTCACTGGGCGGCATGCTGCTCGGATTGATCGGCTGGTCGGTGGTAGCAGGAATAAGCGGATGGTTACTGGCAACTATCTACAACAAACTTCTTTAA
- a CDS encoding TolC family protein yields the protein MTAFLFARRAGKGVMAAVLWLSLATGAQAETLSFARAQVLAQQDAPENLARQAQLESAQFSVEPADALPDPQLILGVDNVPVEGADRYSLNQDFMTMRRIGLMQEVPNSDKRKARRSLAVATVGVAEAEQREMLLQTRRQTALNWLNVYYAEHSVALFDQLDLQISLLRATVQSLIAGGSASPTELLQADELALTLEDRRDQLQRDVAVARAALRRWIGAAATEPLVGNPPVFQLSVPQLHQRLHEHPELNAANARVGEANAALAEAIAEKTPDWGVGFVYSNRAPQFGDMVSLQFTFDLPMFVGSRQGPTIKARQQSVAQLEAEQEVLLREHAAELESGLAELEQLHKALTRTEKSLIPLASQRAELELAAYKAGNRQLSTVINSRTALIEAQLREIELKRQVSELSANLYYAYVESLQ from the coding sequence ATGACTGCTTTCCTTTTTGCACGCCGGGCTGGTAAGGGTGTAATGGCTGCCGTGCTTTGGCTGAGTCTTGCTACCGGCGCACAGGCCGAAACCCTCAGTTTTGCCCGAGCGCAGGTATTGGCGCAGCAGGACGCACCGGAGAATCTGGCGCGTCAGGCGCAGCTTGAATCCGCTCAGTTCTCAGTAGAGCCGGCAGATGCCTTGCCTGATCCGCAGCTGATCCTTGGAGTCGACAACGTGCCGGTTGAGGGCGCGGATCGGTACAGCCTCAATCAGGACTTCATGACCATGCGTCGAATCGGTCTGATGCAGGAAGTACCAAACAGCGACAAGCGCAAGGCGCGCCGCAGTCTGGCCGTAGCCACGGTTGGCGTAGCCGAGGCAGAGCAGCGGGAGATGCTATTGCAGACCCGGCGGCAGACCGCACTCAACTGGCTGAATGTCTACTATGCCGAGCACAGCGTGGCCTTGTTTGATCAGTTGGATTTGCAGATCAGCCTGCTGCGTGCGACGGTGCAATCGCTGATCGCTGGCGGCTCTGCGTCCCCCACTGAATTGCTGCAAGCCGATGAGCTGGCGCTTACGCTGGAGGATCGCCGTGATCAGCTACAGCGCGATGTCGCTGTGGCTCGTGCCGCATTGCGCCGCTGGATTGGTGCGGCGGCAACTGAACCACTGGTGGGCAATCCGCCGGTATTTCAACTAAGCGTACCGCAGCTGCATCAACGACTGCACGAGCATCCTGAGTTGAACGCAGCGAATGCCCGTGTCGGTGAAGCCAACGCGGCGCTGGCCGAGGCGATCGCTGAGAAGACCCCAGATTGGGGCGTCGGCTTTGTCTATAGCAACCGTGCCCCGCAGTTTGGTGACATGGTCTCATTGCAATTCACCTTTGATCTGCCGATGTTCGTTGGCAGCCGTCAGGGACCGACGATCAAGGCCCGGCAACAGAGCGTGGCGCAACTGGAGGCCGAGCAGGAGGTCTTGCTGCGCGAACATGCGGCTGAGCTGGAAAGCGGTCTGGCCGAGCTGGAACAACTGCACAAGGCACTGACTCGCACGGAAAAATCTCTTATACCGCTGGCCAGCCAGCGCGCCGAACTGGAACTGGCGGCCTACAAGGCGGGCAACCGCCAGCTGAGCACAGTAATCAACAGCCGCACCGCGCTGATCGAGGCGCAGCTGCGCGAGATCGAGCTCAAACGCCAGGTCAGCGAGCTATCTGCCAATCTGTATTACGCCTATGTGGAGAGCCTGCAATGA
- a CDS encoding efflux RND transporter periplasmic adaptor subunit → MSRPIFLYSLLGLMLAAGSGAAGYWFGQQSASHVQMPHASAQSDERTVLYWYDPMKPDQHFDQPGKSPFMDMQLVPKYAGSLPEADVLSVSAQAVQNLGMRTVLVQRGVLPTGIEAVGSLAYNQREVATLQARAAGFVERVYGRAPGDVLAAGTPLADLLIPEWSAAQLEFIAVLQSGDSRLIAATRERLRLLGMSQALITRVEGHRQPEPLQTIVTPLAGELQSLEVRVGMAVSAGQDLAQVNGLASVWLDTAIPEAQAGLVEVGAPISATLAAFPGQTLHGKVIALLPSADLQTRTLTVRSELPNPDGKLRPGMFAAVRLNSAGEETVLLLPSEALIRSGKRTLVMLAEGEGRFRPQEITIGREADGRVQVLTGLQEGQSVVTSGQFLIDSEASLQGLLAQTSDVQSEAPALELHRAQGIIRALDAKQVTLEHGSFDSLNMMGMTMPFTLASPEVAAGLQVGDRVQIAVSQSPAGLVVEQLTRQAKQQEETP, encoded by the coding sequence ATGAGTCGCCCTATTTTTCTGTATTCGCTGTTGGGCCTGATGCTAGCAGCAGGTAGTGGCGCTGCGGGTTATTGGTTTGGCCAGCAGAGCGCCAGTCATGTGCAAATGCCCCATGCCTCAGCGCAAAGCGACGAACGCACGGTGCTTTACTGGTATGACCCGATGAAACCGGATCAGCATTTCGATCAGCCCGGTAAATCGCCCTTTATGGACATGCAGCTGGTACCCAAATATGCCGGCAGTCTGCCGGAGGCCGATGTTCTCAGCGTGTCGGCACAAGCGGTGCAGAACCTGGGTATGCGCACTGTGCTGGTACAGCGCGGGGTGCTGCCTACGGGTATCGAGGCGGTTGGCTCGCTGGCTTACAACCAGCGCGAAGTTGCCACCCTGCAGGCGCGCGCAGCCGGTTTCGTCGAGCGCGTGTATGGCCGTGCACCGGGTGATGTGCTGGCGGCCGGCACGCCACTGGCCGATCTGCTGATTCCCGAATGGTCCGCCGCCCAGCTGGAGTTCATCGCCGTATTGCAGAGTGGCGATAGCCGCCTGATTGCAGCTACACGTGAGCGCCTTCGCCTGCTAGGCATGTCCCAGGCTCTGATTACGCGGGTAGAGGGTCATCGACAACCCGAGCCGTTGCAGACCATCGTTACGCCGCTGGCTGGCGAGTTGCAGTCGCTGGAAGTGCGCGTGGGCATGGCGGTCTCGGCAGGCCAGGATTTGGCGCAGGTCAACGGGCTGGCCAGTGTATGGCTGGATACCGCGATTCCCGAAGCGCAGGCCGGCTTGGTTGAAGTAGGGGCGCCGATCAGTGCCACGTTGGCGGCCTTTCCAGGACAAACCCTGCATGGCAAGGTCATCGCGCTGTTACCCAGCGCTGACCTGCAGACCCGCACGCTGACGGTACGTAGCGAGCTACCCAACCCGGACGGCAAGCTGCGCCCGGGCATGTTTGCCGCAGTTCGGCTCAACAGTGCGGGAGAGGAAACGGTGTTGCTACTGCCCAGCGAGGCGCTGATTCGCAGCGGCAAGCGCACGCTGGTCATGCTGGCCGAAGGCGAAGGGCGTTTCCGTCCACAGGAGATCACTATTGGCCGTGAAGCCGATGGCCGTGTGCAGGTACTGACCGGCTTGCAGGAAGGTCAGTCCGTGGTCACCTCGGGGCAATTTCTGATCGACTCCGAGGCCAGCCTGCAGGGCTTGCTCGCACAGACCTCCGATGTTCAGTCAGAGGCGCCGGCATTAGAACTGCACAGGGCACAAGGCATCATCCGTGCGCTGGACGCGAAGCAGGTTACGCTGGAGCACGGCTCCTTCGACAGCCTGAACATGATGGGAATGACCATGCCGTTTACGTTGGCTAGCCCTGAAGTGGCTGCCGGTTTGCAGGTCGGTGATCGGGTGCAGATTGCCGTCAGCCAGAGCCCAGCGGGACTGGTGGTCGAGCAGCTGACCAGGCAGGCGAAGCAGCAGGAGGAAACGCCATGA